Part of the Triticum aestivum cultivar Chinese Spring chromosome 4D, IWGSC CS RefSeq v2.1, whole genome shotgun sequence genome is shown below.
ttacatcttttggtattcacactatgaacatgtgtaacatcacgttcgagattcatcaaaaataaaccattgaccagcggggcatgaccataaaacatatatctcaaatgaatagaacaaccattattctcggatttaaatgagtagccatctcgaattaaacgagatccagatacaatgttcatgctcaaagctggcactaaataacaattattgaggtttaaaactaatcccgtgggtagatgcagaggtagtgtgccgacggtgatcacatcgaccttggaaccattcccgacgcgcatcgtcacctcgtcctttgccagtctccgtttattctgtagttcctgctttgagttacaaatatgagcaaccgcaccggtatcaaatacccaggagctactacgagtactggtaaggtacacatcaattacttgtatatcacatataccttgggtgttgccggccttcttcttgtccgctaaatatttggggcagttccgcttccagtgaccacttcccttgcaataaaagcactcagtctcgggcttgggtccattctttgacttcttcccggtaactggcttaccgggcgcggcaactcccttgccgtccttcttgaagttcttcttacccttgcccttcttgaacttagtggttttattcaccatcaacacttgatgttcttttctgatctctacctcagctgatttcaacattgaatatacctcgggaatggtcttttccatcccctgcatattgtagttcatcacaaagctcttgtagcttggtggaagcgactggaggattctgtcaatgaccgcgtcatccgggagattaactcccagctgagacaagcggttgtgcaacccagacattctgagtatgtgctcactaacagaactgttctcctccattttacagctgaagaacttgtcggagacatcatatctctcgacccgggcatgagcttgaaaaaacagtttcagctcctcgaacatctcatatgctccatgtttctcaaaacgcttttggagacccggttctaagctgtaaagcatgccgcactgaacgagggagtaatcatcagcacgctgctgccaagcgttcataacgtcttggttctcagggattggtgcttcacctagcggtgcttctaagacataatctttcttggctgctatgaggatgatcctcaggttccggacccagtccgtatagttgctgccatcatctttcagcttggttttctctaggaacgcgttgaaattgaggacaacgtgggccatttgatctacaatacatagtgtaaagatttagactaagttcatgataattaagttcatataatcaaattatttaatgaactcccacttagatagacatccctctagtcatctaagtgaaacatgatccgaattcgactaggccgtgtccgatcatcacgtgagacggactagtcaagatcggtgaacatctccatgttgatcgtatcttctatacgactcatgctcgacctttcggccctccgtgttccgaggccatgtctgtacatgctaggcttgtcaggtgaacctaagtgtattgcgtgtgttccgaggccatgtctgtacatgctaggctcgtcaacacccgttgtattcgaacgttagaatctatcacacccgatcatcacgtggtgcttcgaaacaacgaaccttcgcaacggtgcacagttagggtgaacactttcttgaaattattataagggatcatcctacttgctaccgtcgttctaagcaaataagatgcaaaaacatgataaacatcacatgcaatcaaatagtgacatgatatggccaatatcatcatgctcctttgatctccatcttcggggcaccatgatcatctttgtcaccggcatgacaccatgatctccatcatcatgatctccatcattgtgtcttcatgaagtcgtcacgccaacgattacttctacttctatggctaacgcgtttagcaacaaagtaaagtaatttacatggcgttatccaatgacacgcaggtcattcaaaataataaagacaactcgtatggctcctgccggttgtcatactcatcgacatgcaagtcgtgattcctattacaagaatatgatcaatctcatacatcacatatatcattcatcacatcttctggccatatcacatcaaatagcacatgctgcaaaaacaagttagacgtcctctaatagttgttgcaagtttttacgtggtttgtaggtttctagcaagaacgtttcttacctacgtatgaccacaacgtgatttgccaatttctatttacccttcataaggacccttttcatcgaatccgttccgactaaagtaggagagacagacacccgctagccaccttatgcaactagtgcatgtcagtcggtggaacctgtctcacgtaagcgtacgtgtaaggtcggtccgggccgcttcatcctacaatgccgctgaaacaagaaacgactagtggcggcaagaagaattggcaacatcaacgccccaacttctttgtgttctactcgtgcatagtaactacgcataggcctggctcatgatgccactgttgggaatcgtagcataattttaaaattttcctacactcaccaagatgcatctatggagtctactagcaacgaggggaaaggagtgcatctacatacccttgtagatcgcgagcggaagcgttccaatgaacgtggatgacggagtcgtactcgccgtgatccaaatcaccgatgaccgagtgccgaacggacggcacctccgcgttcaacacacgtacggtgcagcgacgtctcctccttcttgatccagcaagggggaaggagaggttgatggagatccaacagcacgacggcgtggtggtggatgtagcgggtctcggcagggcttcgctaagcttctgcgagagagagagagaggtgttgcaggggaggagggaggcgcccaaggctgttatatgctgccctccctccccccctttatataggccccctgggagggggggccgccggccaagatccatctggagggggggcggcggccaaggggggtgccttgccccccaaggcaagtggggcgcccccccaccctagggtttccaaccctaggcgcagggggaggcccatgggggcgccccagcccactatgggctggttcccttcccacttcagtccatggggccctccgggacaggtggccccacccggtggacccccgggacccttccggtggtcccggtacaataccggcaacccccgaaactttcccggtggccgaaacttgacttcctatatataattcttcacctccggaccattccggaactcctcgtgacgtccgggatctcatccgggactccgaacaactttcgggtttccgcatacacatatctctacaaccctagcgtcaccgaaccttaagcgtgtagaccctacgggttcgggagacatgcagacatgaccgagacgcctctccggtcaataaccaacagcaggatctggatacccatgttggctcccacatgttccacgatgatctcatcggatgaaccatgatgtcgaggattcaatcaatcccgtatgcaattccctttgtccatcggtatgttacttgcccgagattcgatcgtcggtatcccaataccttgttcaacctcgttaccggcaagtctctttactcgtaccgcaatgcatgatcccgtgactaacgccttagtcacattgagctcattatgatgatgcattaccgagtgggcccagagatacctctccgtcatacggagtgacaaatcccagtctcggtccgtgccaacccaacagacactttcggagatacccgtagtgcacctttatagtcacccagttacgttgtgacgtttggcacacccaaagcactcttacggtatccgggagttgcacgatctcatggtctaaggaaaagatacttgacattggaaaagctctagcaaacgaaactacacgatcttttatgctatgcttaggattgggtcttgtccatcacatcattctcctaatgatgtgatcccgttatcaatgacatccaatgtccatagtcaggaaaccatgactatctgttgatcaacgagctagtcaactaggggcGCGGGGGTTTCAGGGGTAATAACTGcccggaccctaccgccaggggttctggcggtagggttagacagcctaccgccgccatccccctccgtcgcaccctaccgccagggcaccTGGCGGTAGGCTGTCCCTGGCGGTAGGAAAAAGGATCAAATCCCGAAAAAAATTCAAACCAGGGTCAGATCTTGATTTTGTTtgtcaaaagggtcaaaacacgaaatttagccgccAGCAGCGATACAACCTTTGCACCTAGAAAAAACATGAACATGACCCCGGGCACCGCCCACTCTGACCGGCTCCACATACTTGCAGCAACAAGAAACAACTACTCCAGGTAAGTCCGACACTACGGCTACTAGGACGGCAGTAACAACTGAGAAGACAACGATTCTTTGGCACACCCATTCCAATCGGCTCCAGGTCAAGATCCCTATGCTACACTACGACGACAGAATGAAAACGCAGTAGACGACGGCTCAGTGGTCCATTGACTCCTTCTGGTTCCATGAGCAGCTCCATGCTGCAAACACAAGAAATCGAAGAGTGGGGCGAATTAATGCAACGGCGAAGGGATTCAAACTAGAAGACGAGAGTGCCAGGGAAATACAGTGGGGATTATGCCTCGGTTCCTTCAGCCACGAGCCCTGCGGCCGCCGGCGCCGCGGCCACCGCCCTGGTTCgccccgccgcggccgccgccgccgtgcttccCGCGGCCGCCAACGCCACCGCCGTGCTTGGGGACGCTCTGGTTGCCGCCGTGGCCGCCGCCACCGTGCTTCCCgcggccgccaccgccaccgccgtgcTTGGGGACGTTCTGGGTGCCGCCACGGCCGCCGGCGTTGCTCTTGTTGCCCTTCCCAGCCTGGCTCTCACGCTTGCCATGGCCCCTCTGCTGAGGGGGCATGTCCTTCGCCTTTGACTTGCGACGGCGACGGGACGGACCTGCGGCCTTGTGCGCCTTGGTGCGGGCAGCGGCCAGGACAGCAATGCGCTTCTTCTCCTGCTCCTCACAGTAcctgcagcagcagcatcacacaCAACACAAACGGCTTCTTCACGCGATGGTAGTTCGTCCCTACTTCTTCCACAcccatgatgaaattgttgaacggATGGATCATTTCTCATTTCTTATACTAAACTTTTTACTTCGTCATAATTTATATTGTCACCAAACATATATCCACTTCATAGTAATACAACGTTCAACATAATATTTTAAATAATATTTTGAAGTGTACTCAATGAGAACAACACTACAAGCTGGTTATATTATAGTGCATATTTTCATAAATTATTAAGCAAATATTATTTTATCGTATTAATTTAGTTTGACATATATAGCCTACATCTTTTAGCACCACATTAATATTTAAGCATGTCAAAATGATCAAGTTAACCCCACAAATTAGTTGATGATTATAGTATTTATAGTGCACTTATATGTGACTCGCATATAGTATTCTTAAATATCTATACAACTTGGTTCAAAGTGTTAGATTTATGAATACTACAAATGATTCTGAGAGGTTTCTAGAGTATAGAACTACCCTGCTTCGGTGTGAAATAAAGAACTCTCTAGTGTATGAGGTGACAAGAAGCAATTTTTCCTCGAATCCCCTCTGCCACACTCTCACTTGTTGGCAGATGCCATCCTCTTAGGACCCTAGCACAAAGCCTCACCGGCTTGTTTAACAATCTCCAAGCATGTTTTGCCAACATGGCATCAGTGAACAATTCTAGGCCTCTAAAACGTACCCATGCCTCCTCTAGATTTGGAAACTGACATACCCTCCCAAGACTGCGAATGTAATCCTCTCTTATCAGGTGGTCCCACCCACCAATACTTGGACATAATACAAAAACCTTTTTGTGAGATTGAAACAATATTAAAATTGCGCatactaaaataaataaaaacagaagaaaaaactgcGCATATATACTTTCGGCCCTCTCGCACCTCCATTGATTTCGATTGTTTGATCGCACGCCCTGGTCATTGCTGGCCGTGCGATGCAACTCTTGCTCCTGTGGGGTTGGCATTCTGAGAACAAAATTGGAGGCCTCTCCTCTTGGTCATGGATGCGGGTTGACGCCCGATGCCGAACGGACGGTCACGATACGACACCTCCGAGCCCCGTTCCCGCATCCGGCCTCACACCTCAGGTGCAAATGGACATAGAGCCTGGTTAGCAGTCCATTTGGGCCAAATTTTGCGGCGGATGTCTGGTTTTGTTACTGGAGTAGCAGCTCAATAAAATGGAGCGTTACATGGTCAACAAAGTTGTTCATCCATCTAACGTCCAAGAACACCCAAAGCAGTACACTAGCGTCAAAACGCTCTtgtattatgggatggagggagtagatcctAGGATTAAAAACACACACTAATGGCCAAAGAAGGCAGGATCAGTGCACAATGCATACTTGCGGCCATCTCATACCTACATTGATTTCGGCCGTGCCACGCAGCTCTTGCCCACAGCACAACGAGCGTAATGCTTCTAATGAAACGGTACGGCAGCTCGGCGATGCTGGTGCCGGGAGCCAGGGACGTCAACTTGGGGAGCAACCTACCCATCCCATCCCATCCCGGTCTTTCACAATGTCACATAGGAAATCCCTCCCTGTTTGGATACGGCCTCAAGGTTAAAAATGACCGACGCACCTGGCCCCGACGGCGAAGCAGAGGATGACGGTGGGGGCGCTTGtcatggtgaagaagaggaggggGGCGGTTGCCCAGGCCAAGCCGTTGTGTTGGCGTCGCCCTCTGCTCTTGTGAGCTTGGTGCGGACAGAACAAAACGGCGCAACCACCTCTGCTCATCATAGCCACAGGGAGTAATAGTGGGCAGGATACAAACTCAAAACAACACCTAAAAACGGAGGCGCAAGGCATGGAAAAGACACCTAGAGAGTCATACAACATGTAAAGAGCAGCAAAATTTCATATTGGTGCAACATACAACATGTTCCCCAAGATCCTTGCCCCCCAAAAAATGCTCACAATCTACTACACCAGCGGCCAAAAATCAGAACCCAACTTTCTGAGCAATAAATCAAAGTGGTATCTTgcaagttaaatgaggccagaCATGGGTAAATGGTAGTTATGCATTCACCAGTAGCTCTCCTTCCTTGAGCTTTACGGCAACTTCTTGCCTTCTACAAACTCATATTAACTGATTGATCAGGAAGATAATGGTCATAGTTTAACTCATATTAACTAGCAGTAAGCTTCACAAGAGATAATCCATTCCAATGACAGCCATCAAGTCAACTCATGTTTACAGCTAACAACAGCAATACATCATCATCATACATAGAGAAAATCGGTTCGCACAAACCGACAAACTAAACTAGAGGCACATCATAAGAAGCTCACAAGCATGGCTGCCGCAGCAGTTTGTTTCGCCAGTAAAGAAGACAGCAGCGACTTCCTTCCTTCCTCGACCAGGCAGCGGCTCACCTCACATCATCTACCTCCTCACCGGAGGCgcgccacctcgtcctcctccaacAGGGGGGCCACCACCACGACCACCAGCAGCCTGTATCAATTTTTCGGCAAGTTCAGATGTTAGTGACTATATACATAAAGCTGTTGACTAATTTGTGTTTGCCAAATAGAAAGTTGATCCAAGGATTAACAACAAGCCAAACAATACAACATAGCTATTTGTTCATTCTCATATTTTACTGCATAAATAATTGATGCTAGCTAGATGATGATTGTAAGTTAGAATCTTGATTTTTCAAATTCCCTAAATCGAATCTTGGTTAAACTGCTGGCGTTTTTCAGAGATAAGAATTCCGAGTTCCCCAGTTCCAGCATTGGATGAAATGTTACAGGGAACAACGACAAGGCAGGGAAATTAGAACATAGGTTCCCGGTTTTGCTTTTCTTCATAATACAACTCTGCAGCTATAAGGTAACAGGGTATTGCTACCCAACCCACCTAGACAACAGAACAAAGTAAGGAAACTTTCTAGGGCAGGATTAGACATTCAATGAACATTAGAGATAGAAGCTTGTTGGCCGTTAAAATGACAGACTGCAATGCTCAATGTTCACAGTATGTAGAGGACTTGTAAGCAACTCTCCTCCACTAGCCTAATGATGATGACATTAACTCCAAATTAGACTGCACTAGTTGGGAACTCCCTCTGTTTcgaaatataagatgttctagctttttttctgaatcggatgtatatagacgtctTTTACTGTGTTTGTTCACTAATTTCAGTCTGTAtgcagtccatattgaaatatccaaaacgtcTTAGAACTCGGAACAGGGGTGATAACAGTTACATAAAAGATTTAATAATTCATCAGCCTAAATACTTCCAGACCTGCGGCCCAATGGGATACTGTCCTCAAAGGAATTAAAAACTGAATGCATGACATTAATGGATACTCCCTcgctcctaaatataagtctttttagaaattctataatatggactacatacggagcaaaatgagtgaatctacactctaaaatacgtctatatacatccgtatgtagtccatatagaaatctctaaaaagacatatatttaggaatgaaCTGTAAGCAACCCCACAGTGTTTTTCACAGAGCGATTTCAAGTTCGCTAGTTCCAACCATGGATAAAATGCTACACGAAATAATATAGGGTAATGCTGAACAAGGGCTCTTAGTTTTTGGCTTGTCATGATACGGATCCACATCTAGGGAAAAAGAAGCATGACGGGGTATAGCTACCCACCAAGACAACAAGACATAACGTAAATAGCCAGGGGAAGATTCAGCATCAACTGAACATGAGATGGAAGCTTGTCGGCCTTCAAAGTAACACTGACTACCGAGGTGCAGTGTTCACAGCAAGAAGAAATTGCTATCTCAAGTATAAGACTTGTTAGCAGCTCCCAGTCTGCCAATGTGGGGGTAGGATTAACAGTACATAGATAACTATATAAGAAGACTAGCCTAGTTCTGGGTCTCTTGCGTGTGAACATTTATCTCTACATCGTTGGCTATATGTTTATATTGAAGAGGAAACAGAAAAACAGGGCTTAATCAGAAGCATTGACAGCAACCATATTGCTCTGAATGCAAATGTTTTTTTAACAATAGACCAGCTATCGGCAGCTCCGTGTGCTTAGGAACCACAAGACTATTTTAATCACCAGCTCCGAGCGCAAATGTTCACAACAGGAAGAAATTATAATCATCTTATGTACAAGACTTGTAAGCAACTGTCAATTAGCCTAATGTTGATGCCTAGGAGTGAGGATTTGACAGCAAGAACAGTAACTCCAAACTAGATTATGCAGTAGTTAGATACCAATTATTACATTTGAAATTTACAGCCAATATAATTCCAGACTCCCAGCCTAATGGGATACTGTCGTAAAAAGAACTAAAACTTAATTCCTGAAATTAATGGATAATTCATATTTCCTTTCCTATTTTTCGTGCATAAACAGTTTCTTGGTTTTATGATGATTACAATTTTAGAATTAGTGTGAACAGCACATGGCAATAAGCCAAGTTTCTTAGCTAGTTAGATCCTAGTTACTCAAATTCTGATAACATACGCCCAAAATGTTTCCCTGGTTCCAAAATAAATTGTTACAGCATCCCACATTATTTTTCAGAGAGAGAATTAAGGTTCCCTAGTTCTAACCATGGATAAAATGTCAAAGGAAGCAATGAAAACATACGGTCTAATGCTGAATACAGGCTCTCGGTTTTGTCTTGCCATAGTACGAATCCATGTGTAAGAAAAAAAGAAACATCATAGGGTATCACTGCCCACCTAGACAACAAGAAACATAATAGGCTATGTGTTTTTGAAGAAGAGAAAGACAGGGCTTAATCAGAAGCAGCAACAGAAATAATATCGCTCCAAACCCTATTAGTTGCAGATATCAATCTGTCCTAATTCAAAGCTGCTCCAACTCAATGCATCGGCTGACTGTCAAGTGCTGTATAGGGTAAAATTGCAAAGTGTAAATAAATTACTGAGAATTGCTGCTTACCCGGGCACGCATCGCGACAGCACGGCCACGCCCGACGCCGATGGCCGACCCCTTGCCCTGCACGCAGCAGGGAAGCAAAGTCAGTGGGCCGCAATATATGAATGAATTGacctaaaaaacaaaaaacaaaaaaaaactgaaaGAAAGATGAGGCGCACCCTTATCCTGGCCTCGAGGCGCTTGAACATGGGTGCGTTCTTGAGCATGTCGGGGATGATCATGAACCTGACCCTGCTGCCCCTGATGAAGACGTGCTCCAGCTGCGACACCTTGCCGTCCTACCACACCACGCGAGATTTGGAGATGAGACCAAGAGGGAGGGAGGAGaccaagagaaggaaggagaaaaggAGGAGGTACAGACCTTGGCGGTGAAGGTGATGTTCTCGATCTGGCAGTTCCAGTTGTCCTCGCACTCGATCATGGAGCCCCGGTAGACCTCGCCGGTCTTGAGCTCCACCGTCACCACGTGCCCCGCCGCCTCGTGCAGCAGCTTCACCGGGATCCCAAGGCTGCGGCTCATCTTCCCGACTCCCTTCCTTCCTTCCGCCGCCGCGCCAAACCCTAGCTCGCTCGCTCGGTCTCAAGCCGCCGCCGAagagaagggaaggggaatagaACAAGAGGGagggaggacgaggcggcggccagggTTTCTTTCTCGGCTCCTCTCCCCCGTCCGCTTTGGTTGGACTCGATGGGCTCTTATTTCCGGCCCAGACCCACTCTACCGACATAAGCCCGGCCCAGACCCAACTTCATCCACTATACACTACAGATGAGATCCACGGGTTTGTctcaaaataaaaaatgaagaTGAGATCCATGGGAGCAAGGCATTCTcctcaaatcaaaaacaaaaaccTAACCGAAGTGCATTCTCTCTCTAGAAAAATATATATGACTCTCTACCACCTCTGTACCGTTCCATAAGACGTCTTATATCTTTGGTACGGAGGGAGCAGTTCATATCTAAGCTTGAAAGAAAATGTCTTGTCCTGGCTGTATTCTCCTCGCTCTCTTATCTTTCTCTTGGCCTTCTACTGCCACTGCAACACTGTCAGAGGTCGGGCGAGATCCAACAGGTCTTGGACAACATCCACGCGGAAGCAGGCGGCGCGGCATGGGCCTCCGCCATGGCACAGATCACAGACCCGGTGACCAATATCATGGCTTGCCATCGTCCAATGCGCCAACGCCGACCGCGAGTGAAGAATACGGTTtcgctttctttctttcttcagtcAACTCCTTAAGCAGCGGAGAAAATTACTCTAGTACTCTTCTTCAAAACAAAAATCTGTCTTCATGTACGTACTATTTCTGCTGCAGTACGATAAGAATACGATTACAGTGAGATTGAGATTTGGAGCAATTTTTGTATTGATGTTGCTCTGCTTTGAGTGATTTAGAGGACTTAAGGAACATAGTAGTAGGCTTGTAGCAGCAATAGTGGGGATGAACAGAAATGTAACACATTGATTCTATGCTTTCGAGACCTTGCGCAATGAGGGTAGTACTAGTGTCCGATGGCACACGGTAATCCGTCCAATTAGTGGCGTTTCTACGTGTTGGTTGTGGGGTCAGCTGACTCTACAACTTTTCATTCTTTGTTTGTTGTTTTGTGCAAAAAGAACTAGTTTCATTCTTTGTTTGTTGTATTTTGCAACAACTTTGTTGTATTTGTGTTGCATTTCATGAATTATGTAATAATTTGATATTGTTGATAGATGAAATTTTACGCTTTAATTCGGGATGTTTTTTTTATTTCAAATTGTGTGGCTCGAGCGCGGCTGAACTGCTATTGTACAACGGCTGCATCACCGCCGCCGTGCGTCCGTCAACCGTTTTTACATCATGTGTTGGAGTAGGAGGTTTACATCTTCAAATATACATCATCATCTGTTGGAGTTGGGTCTTTTTTAGATGTAAAAATCATTTTCCTTTGTGATGTAAATTATACATCACCCACTTTTATCTCCAAATATAcatcttctattggagatgctctctAAGCCTCCCGTATTATCCTTGGCATCACCTTTGGTCTTTTAATTTGATGCTTCGCATGAATATGAATGCAGTGGTTCGCTTGCTTTGGCCCACCGCGCGCCCGAGCGAGCAACTCGGCTGACCTC
Proteins encoded:
- the LOC123099240 gene encoding small nuclear ribonucleoprotein SmD3b — translated: MSRSLGIPVKLLHEAAGHVVTVELKTGEVYRGSMIECEDNWNCQIENITFTAKDGKVSQLEHVFIRGSRVRFMIIPDMLKNAPMFKRLEARIRGKGSAIGVGRGRAVAMRARAAGGRGGGPPVGGGRGGAPPVRR